In the genome of Leishmania infantum JPCM5 genome chromosome 27, one region contains:
- the AAT23.1 gene encoding putative amino acid permease produces the protein HAAAVPAEGDQLAALLLLRRDVFIVYFVIAMVVHSAQNGLRADPRPEIRMFTTGNTAVSGMSTFIFAFLSQLNAYESYEEMSNPTPLRLTLGATISVGIVFVLYFLAGLFGYLDFGAEMTGSALKKYNPVKDVMMGVGYVGILFKLCVGFGLHMIPVRDAIYHCVRVDVHTFAWWKNACVCAFMALLSLVAGLFIPSINVVFGLVGGFSGGFIGFIYPSFMVMYSGNWSLSSVGWFHYLSTYFLLIVGVVGVVWGTASSIYGEI, from the coding sequence catgctgccgctgtgcctgCCGAAGGAGATCAACTCGCTGCGCTACTTCTCCTGCGTCGCGATGTGTTCATAGTGTATTTTGTGATTGCGATGGTAGTGCACAGCGCGCAGAACGGCCTGCGCGCGGATCCGCGCCCGGAGATCAGGATGTTCACGACGGGCAACACCGCCGTTTCTGGGATGTCCACGTTCATCTTCGCCTTCCTATCGCAGCTGAACGCGTATGAAAGTTATGAAGAAATGAGCAAccccacgccgctgcgcctcacgcTGGGTGCCACCATCTCTGTGGGCATCGTGTTTGTGTTGTACTTCCTCGCCGGCCTCTTTGGCTACCTTGACTTCGGCGCCGAGATGACCGGCTCCGCGCTGAAGAAGTACAATCCGGTGAAGGACGTCATGATGGGCGTCGGATACGTGGGTATCCTGTTCAAGCTGTGCGTTGGGTTCGGTCTGCACATGATCCCGGTTCGTGATGCCATCTACCACTGCGTCCGCGTGGACGTGCACACGTTTGCGTGGTGGAAgaacgcgtgcgtgtgcgccttcatggcgctgctgtcgctcgTGGCTGGTCTGTTCATCCCGAGCATCAACGTCGTCTTCGGCCTCGTTGGCGGCTTCTCTGGCGGCTTCATCGGCTTTATCTACCCCTCCTTCATGGTCATGTACTCCGGCAACTGGTCGCTGTCGTCGGTTGGGTGGTTCCACTACCTGTCCACGTACTTTTTGCTGATTGTCGGCGTCGTTGGCGTCGTGTGGGGCACGGCCAGCTCCATCTATGGCGAGATTTAG
- the AAT23.2 gene encoding putative amino acid permease produces MSANRNHNTNRAPYPQRGQGRLASDNMPEDPPEYGEDGLHMLNNDHSQEHLADEVVVGASDADGKTKGSKKLESPSLTDDGEPAAKGNKQQSAYMDIAQQIIEADQRNREDRVWRRRHTTNPVLRALQVIMPYGGILASAFSIASSTIGGGIIGLPAAFQMSGMGMAIIYLIVVVIMAIYSFVLLAIVSHKTGLYNWEIIARRLMGRGWDYFVVFVMWVLCFGGDVSYIIALKSILTGFLKNSPTASEYIKSEPGYRLITSMLWIVVILPMCLPKEINSLRIVSTVAILFVVFFTITCIIHSSQSLHARGMRDDLVSFQTGNTAINGLSSLMFAFIAQVNAPEISREMYKFSVHRVFLSALLGMSLCAILYFLTGLFGYLDFGPEVSDSILAMYNPLKNHLMAVSYVGMMLKICVGFALHLIPCRDCVYYMIGTEVSHVPWWKNAILCSLQAAAALVAGLFIPRITTVFGLLGGFCGGFVGFIFPSLFMMYSGGFSAARIGWGHFLGTYALLLTGVVAVVWGTSAAIHGAVLSSW; encoded by the coding sequence ATGTCAGCCAACAGAAACCACAACACCAATCGTGCTCCGTATCCCCAGCGCGGGCAGGGCCGCTTGGCTTCCGACAACATGCCAGAGGACCCTCCGGAGTACGGCGAGGACGGGCTGCACATGCTGAACAATGACCACAGCCAGGAGCACTTGGCGGATGAGGTAGTGGTGGGAGCTAGCGACGCGGACGGCAAAACCAAGGGGTCCAAGAAGCTCGAGTCCCCCTCGCTCACTGATGATGGAGAGCCGGCAGCTAAAGGGAACAAGCAGCAGTCGGCCTACATGGATATCGCACAGCAGATCATTGAGGCGGACCAGCGCAACCGTGAGGACCGTGtgtggcgtcgccgccacaccACCAACCCTgtcctgcgcgcgctgcaggtgaTCATGCCGTATGGTGGCATCCTCGCCTCAGCCTTCAGCATCGCCAGCTCCAcgatcggcggcggcatcatcgGACTCCCTGCGGCATTCCAGATGAGCGGGATGGGGATGGCGATTATCTACTTGATTGTTGTGGTGATCATGGCGATCTACTCCTTTGTGCTGCTCGCCATTGTGTCACACAAGACCGGGCTGTACAACTGGGAGATCATCGCGCGTCGCCTGATGGGCCGCGGCTGGGACTActtcgtcgtcttcgtcatGTGGGTGCTCTGCTTTGGTGGTGATGTCTCGTACATCATTGCCCTCAAGAGCATCCTCACCGGCTTCCTGAAGAACTCGCCAACTGCATCTGAATACATCAAGTCGGAGCCGGGGTACCGCCTCATTACGTCGATGCTGTGGATTGTTGTGATCCTGCCGATGTGCCTGCCGAAGGAGATCAACTCGCTGCGCATCGTCTCCACAGTGGCCATCCTCTTCGTCGTGTTCTTCACCATCACCTGCATCATTCACTCCTCTCAGAGCCTGCATGCACGTGGCATGCGAGACGACCTGGTGTCTTTCCAAACCGGCAACACGGCTATCAACGGCTTGTCGAGCCTCATGTTTGCCTTCATTGCGCAAGTGAACGCGCCGGAGATATCTCGTGAGATGTACAAGTTTTCTGTGCACCGGGTCTTCttgtcggcgctgctcggcatgTCGCTGTGCGCGATCCTGTACTTCCTGACAGGGCTCTTCGGCTACCTCGACTTTGGTCCTGAGGTGAGCGACTCCATCCTGGCCATGTACAACCCCCTGAAGAACCATCTCATGGCCGTCTCGTACGTTGGCATGATGCTCAAAATTTGCGTAGGCTTCGCTCTGCACCTGATCCCCTGCCGCGACTGCGTGTACTACATGATCGGCACCGAAGTATCCCATGTACCATGGTGGAAGAACGCCATCTTGTGCTCCCTAcaagccgcggcggctctcGTCGCCGGCCTCTTCATCCCGCGCATCACAACCGTCTTTGGTCTTCTGGGTGGTTTCTGCGGTGGCTTTGTGGGCTTCATCTTCCCCTCGCTGTTCATGATGTACTCGGGCGGCTTCTCGGCCGCCCGCATTGGGTGGGGCCACTTCCTCGGCACCTACGCACTGCTACTGACGGGTGTGGTTGCCGTGGTGTGGGGCACTAGCGCCGCCATCCACGGCGCTGTCCTTTCTTCGTGGTAG